The Candidatus Binataceae bacterium genomic interval CTGTTGGAATGGCGCATCGGACCAGGCTCTCGGACCACCTTGACACCGTCGCGTTTGAGCCGCTCGCACATCCCGTAGATGTCTGCCACGCCCAACGCCAGATGACCAAACGCAGTGCCTAACTGGTAATCGTGCTGATCCCAGTTGTAGGTGAGTTCCACCACGCTGCTGTCGGCGATCTCGCCGTAGCCTACGAAGGCCAGGGTAAAGCGGCCGCCAGGATAGTCCTGTTTCCGCAGCAGCTTCATGCCCAACACCTCGCAATAAAAACGCAGTGACTGATCCAGATCGTTGACTCGCAACATCGTATGCATCAAGCGCATTGCACGATTCCTTTTGGACGCAAGTATTTCGCTACCTGTAGCCTGAGCAGCGGCCTCGCCCGGGTGAGGCTCAGGTGGCGGCCGCCCGGTAGGCCACGCCGAGCGCGGCCAAATAGGTGACGAGCGCAAAGGCCAGCGTAATCAAAGCCGAAGCGGCCAGGGCCGGCAGCGATCCGGCCGCGCGCGGGTTAGCCAAATACAAGCTCTGGCGCAAGGCGGCCATACCGTAAGTGAGCGGATCCAAGCGCATCGTCCATCGTAGCCAGCCCGGGGCTCCGGAGGCGGGGAAAAAAGCGCCGGAGAGCAACCAGATTGGAATGAGGATGAGATTCATGATGGCGTGGAAGCCCTGGGTGGATTGAATTCGCCAAG includes:
- the gloA gene encoding lactoylglutathione lyase, giving the protein MRLMHTMLRVNDLDQSLRFYCEVLGMKLLRKQDYPGGRFTLAFVGYGEIADSSVVELTYNWDQHDYQLGTAFGHLALGVADIYGMCERLKRDGVKVVREPGPMRHSNSSGGGGSVIAFIEDPNGYRIELIQEAQQSAQ